GCCGGCGGCGTCGAGCTCCTGTTGTCGGTCCGCCATGCGCTGGAGACATTGCGCCGGGAATCGGGCCGGCCCCTCCGGCCTCCGGAGTTCCATCTTTTTTTCGATTCCGGGACCATCCTTCCCACCCACAATCAATGGGTCCGATCCAAGTTTCAGCGGGTGCTCCGCCGCCGCGGCATCCGGCTCTACCCGGGATTGAGGGTCGTCCGGGTCCGGGGCCGAACCTTGGCGTTGGAGGACGGGTCCAGCCATGAAATGGATGAGATTCTATGGGTCACACAGGCTTCGGCCCCCGGTTGGCTGCGGGAGTCGAAGCTGGAGGTGGACGCCCGGGGATTCGTGAGAGTCGAAGCCACCCTGGAGTCGACCTCCCATCCGGGAGTCTTCGCCGCGGGAGATGTGGCCGCCGTGATCTCCCGTCCCCGGGAGAAAGCGGGGGTCTTCGCCGTCCGCCAGGGCAAGCCACTCGAACGGAATCTCCGGCGGTCCCTGGAGGGACTTCCTCCGAAACCGTTTCATCCCCAGCGGAAATTCCTGAGCCTGATCAGCACCGGGGACCGGCGGGCCGTGGCCTCCCGAGGCTCCTGGTCCATGGAGGGGCGTTGGGTCTGGCATTGGAAGGACCGGATCGACCGGCGATTCATGGCGCGCTTCAACCATCTCCCGGAGATTCAAGCCGCGCCGGCCGTTTCCCCTGGGAGAGGGACCATGAAGACGCCGGCGGCCCCCGCTGGGGATCGCCTGATGCGTTGCCGGGGATGCGGATCCAAGGTGGGGGCCGCCGTCCTGGAACGGGTGCTGGGCCGGATCGATCCGGGAAACCTCCCGGATGTGGTGCTGGGACTGGAGGCCGGAGAGGACGCGGCTGCGCTGTCGGTCCCGCCGGGACAGACCCTGCTCCAGTCGGTCGACATGTTTCCGGCGATCGTCGACGATCCTTTTGTCTTCGGCCAGATTGCCGCCAACCACTGTCTGAGCGACATCTTCGCCATGGGCGGCCGGCCCCGGACTGCACTGGCCATCGCTACGCTGGTCCTGGCTTCCGAAGGCAAAATGGAAGTGACATTGGAGGAGTTGCTGCAAGGCGCGAGACGGGTCCTGCACCGGGCCGGAGCCGAGTTGGTGGGAGGCCACACCCTGGAGGGCCCCGAGTTGGCCTTGGGATTGGCCGTCTCCGGCCTCGCCGATTCCGGCCGGCTCCTGCGCAAAGGAGCGATGGCGCCCGGAGACCGCCTCATCCTGACCAAGCCCCTGGGGACCGGCGCCCTTTTTGCCGCTCAAATGCGGCTGAAGGCCAAGGGCCGCTGGATTCAGGGGGCCCAGGAGTCCATGCTGCGGTCCAATCAGCAAGCCGCCGAGAGCTTTCTCCGGCACGCGGTCCATGCCTGCACCGATGTGAGTGGATTCGGTCTCCTGGGGCATCTGTTCGAAATGGTCCGGGGTTCGAACGTCCAGGTCAGGATCTCACTGCCCGCCGTCCCCCTTCTGGAAGGGGCCATCGAGACCGCCGGCGCCGGAATCCACAGCTCGCTCCATCCTCAAAACCTCCGATTGCAGCAAACGGTTCGGAACCCTAGACTGGCGTCGACAGCACCGGCCTTCCCGCTGTTGTGCGATCCCCAGACCGCGGGAGGATTGTTGGCCAGCGTGCCTGGCCAACGCGCGGAAACCTGTGTCGAAGAGCTGCGGGCGGGGGGCGACCCCGAGGCAGCTATCATTGGCGCCGTGGAAGCGAAGGAGGGTGGGCGCGAACCCATCATCATCGACCTCTGAACGGCCCCGGCAGCCGTAAACTTCATCCTGGAGAAACAAGAAAGATGATCGAAATCGGAAAACCAGCCCCTGACTTCAGCCTCAAGAACCAAGCGGACCAGGACGTCCGCCTCAGTGACTTCGACGGCCAGTGGGTCGTCCTCTACTTCTATCCCAGGGACAACACGCCCGGCTGCACCGTCGAGGCCTGCGAATTCACCGAAGGCGTGGAGGAATTCGCGGCACTCGATGCCGTGGTCCTGGGTTGCAGCCCCGACACCACCCGCAAGCATCGCAATTTCATCGACAAGTTCGACCTGAAGATTTCCCTCCTTTCGGATCCCGATCACGAGGTCATGGAGGAATACCAGGCCTGGGGCGAAAAGAAGATGTACGGCAGGACCTTCATGGGCGTGAAACGCTCCACCGTGATCATCGATCCGTCCGGCATCGTGGCTCACCACTGGCGCAGTGTCAGGGCCAAGGGACACGCCGGGAAGGTGCGGGACAAGCTGGAGACATTGAGGTCCGCCTGAGGCCTCGCGAGGCCCTGGATTCGCCTTGACGGGGAACTCCGGAATCCGACCAACCGGGAGCTCCCCCACCGGCCCGGTCCGTTTCGGCGGACGGGAGCGGGAGCGGCGGTTTCCTAACCGCCGAAACGGAGCGGCGGTTTCCAACCGCCGAACTCCAATGTGACAACTTTGGCGACGATGACTGGGCGATTGGAAATCGCCCCCCCTTTTTCTCAGAGGGAGCGAGCCGCCTCGTATCGGCTGATCTTGTCCTCGTGGCGGAGGGTGAGCCCGATCTCGTCGAGCCCCTCCAACAGGCAGTGCCGGCGGAACGGCTCCACCGGGAATTCCAGTCTCAGACCCAGGCCATCCCGGAGGGTGCAGCTCTCCAGGTCCACCGTCAGGGTGTAGTCCGGGTTTTCCCGGACGCGCCGGAAGAGGTCCCTCACCTGCCGCCCCGGGAGCCTGATGGGCAGCATCCCGTTCTTGAAGCAGTTGTTGTAGAAGATGTCGGCGAACGAGGGCGCGATTACGGTCCGGAATCCGTAGTCCAGCAACGCCCAGGGGGCATGTTCCCGGGAGGACCCGCAGCCGAAATTGCTGCCCGTCAACAACACGGTGGCGCCACGGAAATGGGACTGATTCAACTCGAAACGGGGGTCGAGGCTCCCGTCTTCGAGGAACCTCCAGTCATGGAAGAGAAACCGGCCGAACCCGCTTCGCTCGATCCGCTTCAGGAACTGCTTGGGAATGATCTGGTCGGTGTCCACGTTGGCCCGATCCAGGGTGGCCACCTTGCCCGTTTCCCGCCGGTAGGGTTCCATGACGATTGCCTCAGAGCCAGTCTCGAATATCCACGAACCTTCCCTGAATCGCCGCCGCCGCCGCCATGGCGGGACTCACCAGGTGGGTCCGTCCGCCTTTCCCCTGGCGGCCCTCGAAATTCCGGTTCGAGGTGGAAGCACAGCGCTGTCCGGGCTGAAGGACGTCGGGGTTCATGCCCAGGCACATGCTGCAACCCGACTCCCGCCAGTCGAACCCGGCCTCGATGAAGATCCGGTCCAGTCCTTCCGCTTCGGCCTGTCCCTTCACTCGCTGGGAACCGGGAACCACCATGGCATAGACCTGCTGGTCCACCTTCCGTCCCCGGGCGATGCGGGCGGCGCTGCGCAGGTCCTCGATTCGGGAATTGGTGCAGGACCCGATGAAAACCCGGTCCACGCGAACCCTCTGCACCGGAGTTCCCGGATCCAGATCCATGTAGTCCAAGGCTCTCCGTCCCGATTCCCGGTCCGCTTCTTCGTCAAAGGCTTCCGGATCGGGAACCACGCCCGTCACGTCCACCACCATTGCAGGATTGGTCCCCCAACTCACCTGGGGCGCCAGGGAATCCACGTCCAGGTCCACGTCCCGGTGGAATTCGGCCTGGGGATCGCTGGGGAGGAGCCGCCACCGGCCCACCGCCTCCTGGTAGTCCCTTCCCCGCGGGACGAACGGGCGTCCCTCCAGGTACTCGTAGGTGGTTTCGTCGGGCGCGACCATTCCGGCCCGGGCCCCCGCCTCAATGGACATGTTGCACAGCGTCATCCGCTCCTCCATGGAGAAGCCTTCGACCGCCGGCCCGGCGTACTCGATGACATGTCCCACCGCGCCATCCGTCCCCAGGGTGCGAATCATGTAGAGAATCACGTCCTTGGCGGTCACGCCGGCAGAGAGCCTGCCGGAAAAGTGGACCCGCATGGTCCGCGGCCGGCTCTGGATCAGACACTGGGTGGCCAGTACGTGCTCCACCTCGCTGGTGCCGATTCCGAAGGCCAAGGCTCCGAAGGCGCCGTGGGTCGACGTGTGGCTGTCGCCGCAGACCATGGTCAGCCCCGGACGGGTCAGGCCCAGCTCCGGCCCGATCACGTGCACGATGCCCTGATTCCGGCTGTCCAGATCGTAGAGGGTGACCCCGAACTCCCGGCAATTCCGGCGCAGCGTCTCCACCTGCTTTCTGGCGATGAGGTCGGCAATGGGCAACTTCTGATCGACGGTGGGGATGTTGTGATCCACCGTTGCCGTCGTCAGGCCGGGACGCCTGACCCCTCGTCCCGCCTGACGCAGGCCTTCGAAGGCCTGGGGCGAAGTGACCTCGTGCACCAGGTGGCGATCGATGTAGAGGAGGTCCGGCCGCCCGGATTCCTGGTGAACCACGTGATCATCCCAAATCTTCGCGAAGAGGGTCTTGGGCATGTCTATGAGTTGTTCCCCTGGCTGGTTGAGGACTGCTCAGCCGGGCAGTCCAAGATGGTGCTCCGCCGGCCCCGGATGGGTGCCGCGAAGGGGCCGGCCCGCCGGGACCCGTCAGGCCGAGGCGCTGCGCGGCGCCTCCCTCTCCAACCTGCCGGCTTCGTACAGAGCCTTGTTGACGGCGTTCAGATAAGCGCGGGCGCTGGCATCGATGACATCGACGCTGGCGGCCTTCCCCGTGTATCCGATTCCGCCGAACCTGGTTCGAACAAAGACTTCACCCAGGGCGTCCTTGCCCCGGCTCACGGCGCTGACGTTGTAATCCAGCAGCCGGCCGGTGATCCCCGTAATCTGGTCGATGGCCTTGTAGATGGCATCGATGGGGCCGTCGCCGTGGGCGGTGGCGACGAACTCGTCGTCACCCTGCTGGAGCTGGACCACAGCCGATGCCAGTTGCTGATTCCCGCCCTGCGCATGAACGTACTTGAGCTTGTAGGTGTCCGGAATCGTCTTGATTCCGTCCTGGATGATGGTGATCAGGTCTTCGTCGAAGATTTCCTTCTTCTGATCCGCCAACTTGGTAAAAAAGAAATAGGCTCGGTGCAATTCGTCGCGGGAGAGTTCGTAGCCCAGATCCTGGTACTTCCGAAGGAGGGCGTGGCGTCCGCTGTGCTTGCCCAGCACCAGCGAACTGCTCTTGAGACCCACCGACTGGGGAGTCATGATCTCGTAGGTCTGGGCATTCTTGAGCATCCCGTCCTGGTGGATTCCCGCCTCGTGCGCGAAGGCGTTCTTGCCCACGATGGCCTTGTTGGCCTGGACGAAGCTTCCGGTCAAGTTCACCACCATGCGGCTCGCCGCGTAGAGCTCCTCCGAGACGATGTCGGTGTGGAAGGGCAGGATGCTGCCCCGGGTCCGCAGCATCATGACGATCTCTTCCAGTGAGGCATTCCCCGCCCGTTCGCCGATGCCGTTGATGGTGCATTCCACCTGGCGGCAACCGCGCTCCAACGCGGTCAGCGTATTGGCCACGGCCAGCCCCAGATCGTTGTGGCAGTGGGTGCTGAAAATCGCGTGCTCGTGGTGGGAGAGGCGGGAGCGGAGGATCTGGATCAAAGCCCCGTACTCACCGGGAACGGAATAGCCCACCGTGTCGGGGATGTTGACCGTCGTGGCGCCCGCTTCCAGGACAGCGTCGAACACCTCCACCAGGTAGTCGATGTCGCTCCTGGTGGCGTCCTCGGCGGAGAACTCAACGTCCTCACAAAGGTCCCGGGCAATCTTGACGGCCTCCACCGAGGCCTCCAGCACTTCGGTCCGGGATCTTCTGAGCTTGTGTTTCAGGTGGATGTCCGAAGTGGCGATGAAGGTGTGAATCCGGGGTTTGTACGCTCGCTGCAGGGCCTCCCAGGCCCGCTCGATGTCCATTCGATTGGCCCGGCACAGACCGGCGATGGTGGGCTCCCGCACCTCGGCGGCAATGGCCTGCACCGCCTCGAAGTCTCCCTGGGAAGCGATGGGGAACCCGGCCTCGATGATGTCCACGTTCAGCCGTTCCAGCTGACGGGCCATCTTCAGCTTCTCCTGAAGGTTCATGGAGCATCCGGGAGACTGCTCGCCGTCACGCAACGTGGTGTCGAAGATGTAGATTTTTTCCGACATGGGCCCCTTCCGAGAGTTGGACTCAACCGAAAAATAGCCTTAAACAGTAGCAGGACTGATCCTTCCAGGTCAATTTGCGACCCGCCGGAGGGAACGCCTTCAGATCACCCGCTGCACGAACCAGAACCCCCCCAGACCCAGCATCAGGGCGGAGGCCAGATTGATGGCGACCGGGTGCCAGCGCCGCCGGCTCAGGTAGAGGACCGCGGGAAAAAGGAGGAGAAGGATCGCGAGTTGTCCCACCTCGACGCCCAGATTGAACGAGAGGAGGGAGACGGCCAGCCCTGACCTGGGAAGCTGCATCTCCCGCAGCACATTGGAAAACCCGAATCCGTGAATCAGTCCGAAGAAGAAGGTGATGACCCAGCGGTACTGCACCTCCCGCACGAACATGTTCTCGAGAGCGACATAGCAGATGCTCAACGCAATGGCCGCCTCCACGAATCGGGTGGGCAGGATGACCAAGTCCAGTGTGGCCAGAATCAGCGTCAGGCTGTGAGCAATCGTGAACGAGGAAACGACACCCACAAGCGACTTCAGGGTGCCTCCCAGAATGATCAGCCCCAACAGAAAAGCCAGATGATCGTAGCCGGTGAGGATGTGCTCCACTCCCAGAACCAGGAAACGGCCTGCCCGGCGGGCGAGACCGGCCCATCCCGTCAGCACCTCGATCCTCTCCACCGGCCGGCCGACATCAAGAACGTACTGGGTGAGCTCCCCGTCCATGTTGACCTGGCAGAAGGTCTGGTGGCGGTCGTCGGTGAGCTTGTGGAAGGCGGATTCCAGTTGAAGTTCCCCCGGTGTTTCCTGAAATCGATGGTCCAGGGACAATTCCAACTCCCCCGAGTCCAGGATCCGGAAGTTTTTCACATGGGTGTCTGCCGTCTGCTCTCCGCTCAGAATTCGGAAAGTCTCAAGGAGCCGGGACTGGATGTCCTCACGCCGCGCGGAGACCTCCTCATACTCGAGAACCCCGTCGCGGTTCGCATCCAATTCGGGAAGAAAGTTCAGGTCCAGAATGGAAATACGAATCGTGGACCGCACCTGGGCCGGCTCCACCTGAATCGACCAGTAACCCACCGAGCCCTGGTGTGCGTGAAGCTGAGACGAGGAAACAACCAGCCAGGCCAGGCAACCCCACCAGCTCAATGCGAGGGGAGACGCCCGGATCAACGGGGATTTCCGAGGACAGGCCGCCGAGCCGGAAGTCGTCATCAGGGACGATGGACCCCCGCCCGCTGCAGTTCCTCCTCAACCAATTTCTTGATGCTTTCGTAGGGTTTGGAACCCTTCAGCACCCGGCCGTTGATGTAAACCGCCGGCGTCCCTGAGACTCCGGCCGCCATTCCGTCCTCCAGATCCTGCTGGACGGTGGCCGCATACTTGCCCGACTCCAGACACTGGTTGAATGCCTCCGGATCCAGATTCAGTTTCTTGGCTTTGGTCGTCAAGTCCCCGGGCCCCAACTTCTTGATGTCGCCGAAGAGAGCGTCGTGCATCTCCCAGAACCGGCCCTGGTCGAATGCGCACAGGGAAGCCTCCGCCGCCTTCTGAGCGTGCGCATGGATACTTCTCAGGGGAAACTGCCGGAAGACCACCCGGACCTTCCCTGGATACTCGCCAGCGATCTTTTTCACGACGGGGGCGAGACGCGCGCAGTAGGGGCATTGAAAGTCGGAAAACTCCACCAGGGTGACCGGCGCGTCCATCGGGCCCAAAGACGGACTGCTAAGCGTCCGGATCTCCACCCGGTTCGGCTCCAGCAACGACTCGACCTGGTTCGCTGCCTTGAGACGGTCCACAAATGCTTGATAGCGCTTCTGGTACCGCTGCCGACTCAGATATCGCCGAATCTCTCCGGACATCTCCTCGAGGGACTTTTTCAGCTTCTTCCGGTTGCTCTGGTAAAAACCGGCCACCTCCTGATCGGTGGCCGGCTTCATGCCGACGCTCACTTCCAGCCGCAGCAACTCCTGCACCGGGAGCGACCGCCGCTTGGCTTCCTGCTCCAACAGTTTCAGGCCCACCAGCCGATCCAGATTCGACTCGACCGCGTCGTGGACCTTCTGTTTGTGCTTCGCCTCGTACTGTAGACGGGTCAAGCGGAGTTTCTTCAGGTCGGAGGCCGCGGCCTGGCGGACTTCGTCCTCCGTAACGGCCACTCCGTTGACCCGGGCCAGCACACGGCCCTTTTCCGGCTGGGCGCCCATCGATACCCCAAGGCAACCGGCCAACGCCGTGGCCGCCAGAATAAGAAGGACTCCACCCCGGCGGGTGGTCCGGTGTGATGCGTACTTCATGAAGCCTCCCGGCCCTGAATGAGTTCCGGCTCAGTCTACTACGACTGGGAGCCGAGGCGCGAAGGATCAGTGGAGGTCGACTGGAACGTCTCTCCGTTGCCGCTTGTCCGTCTCGGTTTGAACCACTACAGCCGTGTGACCCGCACCCGCAGGAGGAGACAGTAAACGGCGACTCCTCCCATCAGTACGCTTCCTACCAAAAGGGCGAAGGGTGCGGAGACCCGGGAGGCCAGCAGTCCTGCCACCAGATTTCCGACCGGCATCCCTCCCCTCATGGCCAGATTGAAGATGCTCAGGACTCGCCCGCGCATCTCTTCCGTCGTGGCTTCCTGGACCAGCGTCATGACGGAGGCAAAGAGCACCATCAGGCAGACTCGGCAGAGGAAGAGAAGCAGCAGCCCCAGGTAGAGGTTCGTGGAGACGGCGAACAGGGCCAACAGCAGGGCCAGGACGACCTGGACCTGAATGCTGAACCGGCCTCTGCGGGTCATCCATCCCAGGTTGGCCGAAATCAGTGCCCCCACCACCGCTCCAATGCCCGAGCAGGTCATCATCCCGGCATACCCCTCGGGCCCCATGCCGTAGATGTCCCGCGCGTAGACCGGCAGGAGCATCGTCATGGGAAGGGCGCTGAAAGTCAGGACGAAACCCAGAAAACTCAGTTGCCAGAGCGCCTTGCGGGCCCGTACGAAACGGAGGCCGTTCCGGATCCCTTCCCAGACCGTCTCCTTCCTGGCGGCGGGCCGGAAACTGCTCTTTATGAGGTAGAGGCTGCAGATCACCGCCACAAAGGAGAGCCCGTTGAGTCCGAAACAGGCGACAGCGCCATAGGAGGTCATGATCAACCCGGCCAGGACCGGTCCGATGACCAGAGCGAGATTGAACTGGATCGAATTCAGCGCAACCGCGTTGGCCATGTCCCGGCGTTTCACCAGGCCGGGAATCAGAGCGGCAAAGGCCGGAGCACCGAACGCCTGGGCGGTCCCCACCACCGTCACCAGGACCAGGAAATGCCACAGCTCGACCTCGCCGGCGAAGACCAGAAGCGTCAGGATGAACGCCGAGACCATCTGGCCGTACTGGGAGAAGAGCAGAAGCTTTCTCCGGTCCACCCGATCGGCGGCGGCTCCTCCCACAAGGGCCAGCAGGACGATGGGCATTTGAGACAGAAAACCGATCAAACCCAGATAGAAGGGGGAGTTTGTCAGGGTGAGGACCAGCCAGGACTGGGCCGTCGTCTGCATCCAGGTCCCGATGGCGGAGGTGCAGGCGCCGGTCCACATCAAGCGGAAATCGCGGTACCGGAAGGCCTGAAAGGTTCGCAGAAAAACGCCGGCCCGGGATGGAGAAGCCGATTCCGAGTCTCCCATGGCGCCGGTATTATGGCTGTCCCGTGCCGCACACGGCAAC
This window of the Acidobacteriota bacterium genome carries:
- the selD gene encoding selenide, water dikinase SelD, which produces MNPIQVPVTKDLVLVGGGHSHVGVLKGFGAEPMPGVRVTLVTRDVHTPYSGMLPGLIAGHYEYDETHIDLGPLSQFAGARLYHDEAVGLDLDSKRILCRSRPPVPYDLVSINIGSTPTLDPVPGAAESVVPVKPIGNFLRRWSEVRQRVLARPGRTRIGVVGAGAGGVELLLSVRHALETLRRESGRPLRPPEFHLFFDSGTILPTHNQWVRSKFQRVLRRRGIRLYPGLRVVRVRGRTLALEDGSSHEMDEILWVTQASAPGWLRESKLEVDARGFVRVEATLESTSHPGVFAAGDVAAVISRPREKAGVFAVRQGKPLERNLRRSLEGLPPKPFHPQRKFLSLISTGDRRAVASRGSWSMEGRWVWHWKDRIDRRFMARFNHLPEIQAAPAVSPGRGTMKTPAAPAGDRLMRCRGCGSKVGAAVLERVLGRIDPGNLPDVVLGLEAGEDAAALSVPPGQTLLQSVDMFPAIVDDPFVFGQIAANHCLSDIFAMGGRPRTALAIATLVLASEGKMEVTLEELLQGARRVLHRAGAELVGGHTLEGPELALGLAVSGLADSGRLLRKGAMAPGDRLILTKPLGTGALFAAQMRLKAKGRWIQGAQESMLRSNQQAAESFLRHAVHACTDVSGFGLLGHLFEMVRGSNVQVRISLPAVPLLEGAIETAGAGIHSSLHPQNLRLQQTVRNPRLASTAPAFPLLCDPQTAGGLLASVPGQRAETCVEELRAGGDPEAAIIGAVEAKEGGREPIIIDL
- the bcp gene encoding thioredoxin-dependent thiol peroxidase, which translates into the protein MIEIGKPAPDFSLKNQADQDVRLSDFDGQWVVLYFYPRDNTPGCTVEACEFTEGVEEFAALDAVVLGCSPDTTRKHRNFIDKFDLKISLLSDPDHEVMEEYQAWGEKKMYGRTFMGVKRSTVIIDPSGIVAHHWRSVRAKGHAGKVRDKLETLRSA
- the leuD gene encoding 3-isopropylmalate dehydratase small subunit, with translation MEPYRRETGKVATLDRANVDTDQIIPKQFLKRIERSGFGRFLFHDWRFLEDGSLDPRFELNQSHFRGATVLLTGSNFGCGSSREHAPWALLDYGFRTVIAPSFADIFYNNCFKNGMLPIRLPGRQVRDLFRRVRENPDYTLTVDLESCTLRDGLGLRLEFPVEPFRRHCLLEGLDEIGLTLRHEDKISRYEAARSL
- the leuC gene encoding 3-isopropylmalate dehydratase large subunit — its product is MPKTLFAKIWDDHVVHQESGRPDLLYIDRHLVHEVTSPQAFEGLRQAGRGVRRPGLTTATVDHNIPTVDQKLPIADLIARKQVETLRRNCREFGVTLYDLDSRNQGIVHVIGPELGLTRPGLTMVCGDSHTSTHGAFGALAFGIGTSEVEHVLATQCLIQSRPRTMRVHFSGRLSAGVTAKDVILYMIRTLGTDGAVGHVIEYAGPAVEGFSMEERMTLCNMSIEAGARAGMVAPDETTYEYLEGRPFVPRGRDYQEAVGRWRLLPSDPQAEFHRDVDLDVDSLAPQVSWGTNPAMVVDVTGVVPDPEAFDEEADRESGRRALDYMDLDPGTPVQRVRVDRVFIGSCTNSRIEDLRSAARIARGRKVDQQVYAMVVPGSQRVKGQAEAEGLDRIFIEAGFDWRESGCSMCLGMNPDVLQPGQRCASTSNRNFEGRQGKGGRTHLVSPAMAAAAAIQGRFVDIRDWL
- a CDS encoding 2-isopropylmalate synthase; this translates as MSEKIYIFDTTLRDGEQSPGCSMNLQEKLKMARQLERLNVDIIEAGFPIASQGDFEAVQAIAAEVREPTIAGLCRANRMDIERAWEALQRAYKPRIHTFIATSDIHLKHKLRRSRTEVLEASVEAVKIARDLCEDVEFSAEDATRSDIDYLVEVFDAVLEAGATTVNIPDTVGYSVPGEYGALIQILRSRLSHHEHAIFSTHCHNDLGLAVANTLTALERGCRQVECTINGIGERAGNASLEEIVMMLRTRGSILPFHTDIVSEELYAASRMVVNLTGSFVQANKAIVGKNAFAHEAGIHQDGMLKNAQTYEIMTPQSVGLKSSSLVLGKHSGRHALLRKYQDLGYELSRDELHRAYFFFTKLADQKKEIFDEDLITIIQDGIKTIPDTYKLKYVHAQGGNQQLASAVVQLQQGDDEFVATAHGDGPIDAIYKAIDQITGITGRLLDYNVSAVSRGKDALGEVFVRTRFGGIGYTGKAASVDVIDASARAYLNAVNKALYEAGRLEREAPRSASA
- a CDS encoding HupE/UreJ family protein; its protein translation is MIRASPLALSWWGCLAWLVVSSSQLHAHQGSVGYWSIQVEPAQVRSTIRISILDLNFLPELDANRDGVLEYEEVSARREDIQSRLLETFRILSGEQTADTHVKNFRILDSGELELSLDHRFQETPGELQLESAFHKLTDDRHQTFCQVNMDGELTQYVLDVGRPVERIEVLTGWAGLARRAGRFLVLGVEHILTGYDHLAFLLGLIILGGTLKSLVGVVSSFTIAHSLTLILATLDLVILPTRFVEAAIALSICYVALENMFVREVQYRWVITFFFGLIHGFGFSNVLREMQLPRSGLAVSLLSFNLGVEVGQLAILLLLFPAVLYLSRRRWHPVAINLASALMLGLGGFWFVQRVI
- a CDS encoding thioredoxin domain-containing protein, which translates into the protein MKYASHRTTRRGGVLLILAATALAGCLGVSMGAQPEKGRVLARVNGVAVTEDEVRQAAASDLKKLRLTRLQYEAKHKQKVHDAVESNLDRLVGLKLLEQEAKRRSLPVQELLRLEVSVGMKPATDQEVAGFYQSNRKKLKKSLEEMSGEIRRYLSRQRYQKRYQAFVDRLKAANQVESLLEPNRVEIRTLSSPSLGPMDAPVTLVEFSDFQCPYCARLAPVVKKIAGEYPGKVRVVFRQFPLRSIHAHAQKAAEASLCAFDQGRFWEMHDALFGDIKKLGPGDLTTKAKKLNLDPEAFNQCLESGKYAATVQQDLEDGMAAGVSGTPAVYINGRVLKGSKPYESIKKLVEEELQRAGVHRP
- a CDS encoding MFS transporter; amino-acid sequence: MGDSESASPSRAGVFLRTFQAFRYRDFRLMWTGACTSAIGTWMQTTAQSWLVLTLTNSPFYLGLIGFLSQMPIVLLALVGGAAADRVDRRKLLLFSQYGQMVSAFILTLLVFAGEVELWHFLVLVTVVGTAQAFGAPAFAALIPGLVKRRDMANAVALNSIQFNLALVIGPVLAGLIMTSYGAVACFGLNGLSFVAVICSLYLIKSSFRPAARKETVWEGIRNGLRFVRARKALWQLSFLGFVLTFSALPMTMLLPVYARDIYGMGPEGYAGMMTCSGIGAVVGALISANLGWMTRRGRFSIQVQVVLALLLALFAVSTNLYLGLLLLFLCRVCLMVLFASVMTLVQEATTEEMRGRVLSIFNLAMRGGMPVGNLVAGLLASRVSAPFALLVGSVLMGGVAVYCLLLRVRVTRL